One segment of Macrotis lagotis isolate mMagLag1 chromosome 1, bilby.v1.9.chrom.fasta, whole genome shotgun sequence DNA contains the following:
- the LOC141488358 gene encoding small integral membrane protein 29-like codes for MSNMTAPSTPRAASDSMVGYVLGPFFLITLVVAVMTYIQKKKRVDRLPHHLLPMYSYDPAEELYEAEQELLCEVGDPKVVHGWHATNTNGCHF; via the coding sequence ATGAGCAATATGACAGCTCCCAGCACCCCCAGGGCTGCCAGTGACTCCATGGTGGGCTACGTGCTGGGCCCCTTCTTCCTCATCACCCTAGTGGTAGCTGTGATGACgtacatccagaagaagaaaagggtGGACAGGCTCCCGCACCACCTACTACCCATGTACAGCTATGACCCAGCTGAAGAGCTTTATGAAGCAGAGCAGGAGTTGCTATGTGAGGTGGGGGATCCTAAGGTGGTACACGGGTGGCATGCTACCAACACAAACGGATGCCACTTTTGA